The DNA region GTATCGACGACGCGTGTCCGACCGAGAATATCAGACTGGCTATCCCTACCGCGGGAGCCGCGTCGAACGTCTTCCTGAGGACTCCCTGTATGACGCCTCGGAAGAGTAGCTCCTCTCCGGGTCCTATCAGTAGGAACGAGAGGGGCACCAGAAGCAGAAAGACCTCGGGGTCGTTCTCTCCCACCGACTGTATCCGGTTCGTAGCCGACTCTATACCGAGGCTGTTGAGGAGTAGGCTGATCGCCATTACAGAGACGAGAAAAGCGAAGAAGCCCGCGATCACCCAGCCTATGTCTCTCAGACTCGGCACACGTGCCTCTATGAATCCGAGACCGAGACCCCTGAGACGGAGATAGATATACGCGACGCCTCCGAATGAGACACCCTGTAGGAGAACGACCGAGAGACCCAGACGTACTGTCGTGCTTTCGAGTCCTACCCCGACTGACCGAAGGAAAAGTCCCGTGAAAGCCGTCACGGCTGTCCCTATCAGAAAAGCCGACACAGCCACCATGACCGCAGAGAATGTCTCCGACGCTTTGAGTCTGTAGCTCTGGTTCATCACACACAGTTAGCCGTAGAGGTCAAAAAGGGTTTTCTCTCAGACCCAGACCTCAGACCTCGAAGAGCGTCTCGTCGATATCACGGACGTAGCCGTCGTATCCCTCGTAGCCGTCTCTCTCGAGGACTGAGTAGGTCGCCTTCTTGCCTAGCTCCACACCCGGCTGGTTGAAGGCGTCGACCCCGTATAGCTCCGCCGCGGCTGTGACGGCTACCTCGTAGGTGTAGAGTAGCTCACCCATGCAGAACTCGTTCACAGAGTCGAGTTCGAGACGCAGGCTCGGACGGTTCGACTCGACGAGCGCAGCCTCTATCGCCCTGAGTTCGACGTCCATGAGTTCCGAGAGGCTGTGTCCCGAGAGATACGAGTACTCGTCGAGGTACCTGTCGCCCTCAGTGTCGCCGTCGGTTCTCGGAACCTCGAAGCTGTAGTCGTTGTCCTTAACCCTCACGAGGTTTACGAGCTTGTTGTTGGGTCCGTCGACGAAGAGCTGGAGCTGTGAGTGTTGGTCGGTAATACCCATCGACTTCACGGGGCTCTGTCCGACGTTGACCTCCGAGCCGTCTTCACGTCTCTTGCCGAGTGACTCCGCCCAGAGCTGTGCGTACCACTCGACGAAAGAGAAGAGACGTTCTGAGTACGGCATCATCACGCTCATCGTCTTGTCCCTCTCGACATCGAGGAAGTAGCTCACACCTCCTAGTGCGTATCCGGGGTTGTCGTAGACCGACCCCCCCGAGCATCTCTCGCGTGCCTCTAACGCGCCGTCGACCACTCTCTCGATGTCTGCACCCGCGAAAGCCGCTGATAAGAGCCCAACGGGCGAGAGAGCCGAGAAACGTCCCGGGACATTCTCGGGAACCTCGAACGACCTCAGGCTCTC from Candidatus Afararchaeum irisae includes:
- a CDS encoding type II CAAX endopeptidase family protein, which encodes MNQSYRLKASETFSAVMVAVSAFLIGTAVTAFTGLFLRSVGVGLESTTVRLGLSVVLLQGVSFGGVAYIYLRLRGLGLGFIEARVPSLRDIGWVIAGFFAFLVSVMAISLLLNSLGIESATNRIQSVGENDPEVFLLLVPLSFLLIGPGEELLFRGVIQGVLRKTFDAAPAVGIASLIFSVGHASSIQGGLEGKLVYLGVVFVLSLILGGLYERTSNLVVPALIHGAYNAMLFLGMYVASTRNIEMAVSVV
- a CDS encoding glucose-6-phosphate isomerase gives rise to the protein MRVDLSNVLEERVGDHGVSDDDLDELDESLSEVHGTLQRGREEGKFGYAFADLPRHVDIEGIQRVADDLREDFGFLVNIGVGGSALGGAALTNSLRPDSNVYFPDNLDPDLMGEVLNSVRLENTVFNVVSKSGSTAETAANFLVVRDELEKEGLDWRDHVVLTTGRDGVLRDLVERESLRSFEVPENVPGRFSALSPVGLLSAAFAGADIERVVDGALEARERCSGGSVYDNPGYALGGVSYFLDVERDKTMSVMMPYSERLFSFVEWYAQLWAESLGKRREDGSEVNVGQSPVKSMGITDQHSQLQLFVDGPNNKLVNLVRVKDNDYSFEVPRTDGDTEGDRYLDEYSYLSGHSLSELMDVELRAIEAALVESNRPSLRLELDSVNEFCMGELLYTYEVAVTAAAELYGVDAFNQPGVELGKKATYSVLERDGYEGYDGYVRDIDETLFEV